One Ignavibacterium sp. DNA segment encodes these proteins:
- the hslV gene encoding ATP-dependent protease subunit HslV, with product MKQRLKSTTILGIIHNGVAALGGDGQVSLGNTVMKHNAMKIRKIANGKVLCGFAGASADAFTLMERFEDKLEQYRGNVNRAAVELAKDWRTDKFLRKLEAMLAVISKDTALVVSGTGDVIEPDDQIVAIGSGGMYALAAAQMLKKHSQLSAKEIVQESLKTAAEICIYTNDKINVEVID from the coding sequence ATGAAACAAAGATTAAAATCAACAACAATACTTGGTATTATACACAATGGTGTTGCCGCACTTGGAGGTGATGGACAGGTTTCTTTGGGTAACACTGTTATGAAACATAATGCAATGAAAATTAGAAAAATAGCAAACGGAAAAGTACTTTGCGGTTTTGCAGGTGCTTCGGCAGATGCTTTTACACTTATGGAAAGATTTGAAGACAAGCTTGAACAATACCGCGGAAATGTTAACCGTGCTGCAGTTGAACTTGCAAAAGACTGGCGAACAGATAAATTTTTGAGGAAACTTGAAGCAATGCTTGCCGTTATCTCTAAAGATACTGCACTTGTTGTTTCAGGAACCGGAGATGTTATTGAACCTGATGATCAGATTGTCGCAATTGGTTCGGGCGGAATGTATGCACTTGCTGCTGCGCAAATGTTAAAAAAACATAGTCAGTTATCAGCAAAAGAAATAGTGCAGGAATCATTAAAAACTGCTGCTGAAATTTGTATTTACACAAACGATAAAATTAATGTAGAGGTCATTGATTGA
- the hslU gene encoding ATP-dependent protease ATPase subunit HslU, protein MENKSLEKNINTPSEIVKELDKFIIGQTEAKRAVAIAIRNRWRRQQVKDVLREEIMPNNIILIGPTGVGKTEIARRLARLSQAPFVKVEASKFTEVGYVGRDVESMVRDLVEVGVNLVKAEKASEVQTKAEKLADERILDILIPPVKKNQTTTVVQEGEEQQVSEDENEAYQNKKTREWMREKVKSGEMDDKMIEFDSQAQSSIGMQVLGPFGMDDMGINIQEIMGSIMPKKRKKRKTTVKEARQILAQEEMQKLIDMDAVQKEAIERVENSGMIFIDEIDKVAGGGKAQGPDVSREGVQRDLLPIVEGSNVNTKYGVVRTDHILFIASGAFHVSKPSDLIPELQGRFPIRVELNSLSEDDFIQILTTPQNALLKQYSALLETEGVKLNFSKDGIKEIARIATEVNEQVENIGARRLHTILTTLLDEILFDVPDKIPSDTVKIDAKFVKDKLEKIVKDRDLSKFIL, encoded by the coding sequence ATGGAAAATAAATCCTTAGAGAAAAATATTAATACTCCTTCAGAAATAGTAAAGGAGTTAGATAAATTTATTATCGGACAGACAGAAGCTAAACGTGCTGTTGCTATTGCAATCCGTAATCGTTGGAGAAGGCAGCAAGTAAAAGATGTACTGCGTGAAGAGATTATGCCAAACAACATAATACTTATAGGACCAACAGGTGTTGGTAAAACTGAAATTGCAAGAAGATTAGCCAGATTATCCCAAGCACCTTTTGTAAAAGTTGAAGCTTCAAAATTTACCGAGGTTGGATATGTGGGTAGGGATGTTGAATCAATGGTGCGCGATCTGGTAGAAGTTGGAGTTAATCTTGTTAAAGCAGAAAAAGCTTCGGAAGTTCAAACCAAAGCTGAAAAACTTGCAGATGAGCGAATACTTGATATTTTAATTCCACCGGTTAAAAAAAATCAAACAACTACTGTTGTTCAGGAAGGTGAAGAACAACAAGTAAGCGAAGATGAGAATGAAGCTTATCAGAATAAAAAAACTCGTGAATGGATGCGCGAAAAAGTTAAAAGTGGTGAAATGGATGATAAGATGATTGAGTTTGATTCTCAGGCACAGTCTTCAATTGGTATGCAGGTTTTGGGTCCTTTTGGTATGGATGATATGGGGATTAACATTCAGGAAATAATGGGCAGCATCATGCCGAAAAAACGAAAGAAAAGAAAAACTACTGTTAAAGAAGCCCGGCAAATTCTTGCGCAGGAAGAGATGCAGAAACTGATTGATATGGATGCTGTTCAGAAAGAAGCAATTGAACGAGTCGAAAACTCAGGAATGATTTTTATTGATGAAATAGATAAAGTTGCCGGCGGCGGAAAAGCTCAGGGTCCTGATGTTTCCCGCGAAGGTGTTCAGAGGGATCTTCTTCCAATTGTTGAAGGCTCAAACGTAAATACTAAGTATGGTGTTGTTAGAACCGATCATATCCTGTTTATTGCTTCGGGTGCATTTCATGTTTCAAAACCATCAGATTTAATTCCTGAGTTACAAGGACGATTTCCTATCAGGGTTGAATTAAACAGCTTATCTGAAGATGACTTTATTCAGATATTAACTACTCCACAAAATGCACTGCTTAAGCAGTACAGCGCTTTGCTTGAAACAGAAGGTGTAAAATTAAACTTCAGTAAAGATGGAATAAAAGAAATAGCGCGCATCGCAACAGAAGTAAATGAACAGGTCGAAAATATCGGTGCCAGAAGATTACACACAATTCTTACAACTCTGCTGGACGAAATACTTTTTGATGTACCGGATAAAATTCCATCAGACACAGTAAAAATTGATGCGAAATTTGTAAAAGATAAACTTGAAAAAATCGTTAAGGACAGAGATTTAAGTAAATTTATTTTATAA
- a CDS encoding SDR family NAD(P)-dependent oxidoreductase, with protein sequence MNFKNFVVLLTGASSGIGYQLAKDLAMEGAKLALVARRTDILKSLVDQIGDTSQIKYYKCDVTSKDEVYNTVKLIKEDFGQIDIAILNSGVSERLGVLNFNSSEAEITFNTNVLGPVYFIEELLPYFIKQKKGYIVGVSSLADVKGFPKSGFYAASKAALTILLESLRIELKKYNVKVITVKPGFVKTAMTDKNEFEMPFLMSVEKASRIIIKGLKKDKRIIEFPWQLTIGAKILKLMPTKLFEVLASKELRPKKK encoded by the coding sequence ATGAATTTTAAAAACTTTGTAGTTCTATTAACCGGTGCATCTTCGGGTATTGGTTATCAACTTGCAAAAGATTTGGCAATGGAGGGTGCAAAACTTGCGTTAGTTGCCAGAAGAACAGATATATTAAAATCATTAGTTGATCAAATTGGTGATACATCCCAAATAAAGTATTACAAATGTGATGTTACTTCAAAAGATGAAGTCTATAATACAGTAAAATTAATCAAAGAAGATTTTGGGCAAATTGATATTGCAATACTTAACTCAGGAGTTTCTGAAAGATTGGGTGTTCTGAATTTTAATTCATCTGAAGCTGAAATAACTTTCAATACAAATGTTCTCGGTCCGGTTTACTTTATCGAAGAACTATTGCCTTATTTTATAAAACAAAAAAAAGGCTATATCGTTGGTGTATCTAGTCTGGCAGATGTAAAGGGTTTTCCCAAAAGTGGATTTTATGCGGCAAGTAAAGCGGCGTTAACAATCTTATTAGAAAGCTTACGGATAGAACTAAAAAAATATAATGTTAAAGTTATTACTGTTAAACCCGGTTTTGTTAAAACAGCAATGACAGATAAAAATGAATTTGAAATGCCGTTTTTAATGAGTGTCGAAAAAGCCAGCAGGATTATAATTAAAGGATTAAAAAAAGATAAACGTATAATCGAATTTCCCTGGCAATTAACAATTGGTGCTAAAATATTAAAACTAATGCCAACTAAATTATTTGAAGTATTGGCTTCCAAGGAACTAAGACCAAAGAAAAAATAA
- a CDS encoding T9SS type A sorting domain-containing protein: MSKVLFAAVLILNTFLVFAQSEFTTSINGTIIHTIINPDAKKESENGIYWCKYDIKEVTDEMRKLVNFSFYENDKLLFTMTDIPGSDVDISNSGNIVFYDHSYHFNRKLKIHFYSKTGSKLTELELINANLFGFSLSGNLFGAGSPDGIQIISVKDLSVQRYPKGFQFAVSEDDKLVAIASEDKIEVFNKGLLIKSINTGFKHTRKVIISTVNDLIAAIDKRNLKVYSISDGHIKFSYTSEVNKSNRDLKLIDNKIALGVHIRTKTKSQGELISFDQQGNIQELQTGQSRYLSKSNVYKSSNETDTYDNIPWPFSPFDSMRTIWNHYEQHMGGYGSGYSYLHQGLDIITPIAEPTYAVRGGVVKCVLTTGGYIYWRLSICDSNTQDRSNGWLYAHLIENTIQFDVGDTVEVHDYLADIVEWTSEWGHIHFVEINDSGFVWLYDDNEWGINFNPLLALTPVSDETKPVIDDVFPDQKFGFCTNETSNYLQPDSLSGEVDIIVKAFDYAGDSEWQQPAFKIDYWIKRIPDDQIIVPRKMAHILNHSYPFYSGDNFEPYAAVMYKRDDILTPTTWMSTVRNFHHVITNSDADSLITLEERNNSLNTADYYDSEYRIYVEAFDQSGNSTIDSMDVYFKNGISSVDDKSIPNEFILYQNFPNPFNPSTKIKFSIPNSTNPKSNRGDELVTLKVYDILGNEVATLLNEVKTAGSYEVEFNAIGGLNTGGEVFSLSSGIYFYRITAGNLTQVKKMLLLR; this comes from the coding sequence ATGAGTAAAGTTTTGTTTGCTGCAGTTCTGATATTAAATACTTTTTTAGTCTTTGCACAATCTGAATTTACTACTTCAATAAATGGAACTATAATACATACCATTATAAATCCCGATGCAAAAAAAGAATCAGAAAATGGAATTTACTGGTGTAAGTATGATATAAAAGAAGTTACTGATGAAATGCGGAAACTTGTCAATTTCAGTTTTTATGAAAATGATAAGCTCTTGTTCACGATGACTGATATTCCTGGTTCTGATGTTGATATATCTAATTCTGGTAATATTGTTTTTTACGATCATTCTTATCACTTCAATAGAAAACTAAAAATTCATTTTTATTCAAAAACAGGAAGCAAACTAACAGAACTTGAATTAATAAATGCAAATCTGTTTGGGTTTTCATTATCAGGTAATCTGTTTGGAGCTGGTTCACCTGATGGAATTCAAATTATATCTGTTAAAGATTTGTCTGTTCAAAGATATCCCAAAGGGTTTCAATTTGCTGTTTCGGAGGATGATAAATTAGTTGCAATTGCATCTGAAGATAAGATTGAGGTTTTTAATAAAGGATTACTGATCAAATCAATCAATACTGGGTTTAAACATACCCGCAAAGTCATCATATCCACTGTAAATGATCTTATTGCTGCGATTGATAAAAGAAACCTGAAAGTATATTCTATATCTGATGGTCATATTAAATTTTCATATACTTCAGAGGTTAATAAATCTAACAGGGACTTGAAACTAATTGATAACAAAATTGCGCTTGGAGTTCACATCCGTACAAAAACTAAATCACAAGGCGAATTGATTTCATTTGACCAGCAGGGTAACATACAAGAATTGCAGACCGGGCAAAGCAGATACCTGAGTAAATCCAATGTTTATAAATCCTCTAATGAAACAGACACCTATGATAATATTCCCTGGCCCTTTTCTCCGTTCGATAGTATGCGTACTATCTGGAATCATTACGAACAACATATGGGCGGTTACGGATCAGGATATTCATATTTGCATCAAGGGCTTGATATTATTACGCCAATAGCTGAACCAACTTATGCTGTCAGAGGTGGAGTAGTAAAATGTGTTTTAACCACTGGCGGTTATATTTACTGGCGATTATCAATTTGCGATTCAAATACTCAGGATAGATCAAATGGTTGGCTGTATGCTCATTTAATCGAGAACACTATACAATTTGATGTGGGAGATACAGTTGAAGTGCACGACTATCTTGCAGATATAGTTGAGTGGACTTCCGAATGGGGGCATATACATTTTGTTGAAATAAATGATTCGGGATTTGTCTGGTTATATGATGATAACGAATGGGGAATTAATTTTAATCCATTACTTGCTTTAACACCAGTTAGTGATGAAACAAAACCTGTAATTGACGATGTTTTTCCCGATCAGAAATTTGGTTTTTGTACTAATGAAACGAGTAACTATTTACAACCTGACTCATTGTCTGGTGAGGTGGATATTATTGTAAAAGCATTCGATTATGCCGGAGATTCTGAGTGGCAGCAGCCTGCATTTAAAATTGATTATTGGATAAAAAGAATACCCGATGATCAGATTATTGTTCCGCGAAAAATGGCTCATATATTAAATCACTCATATCCGTTTTATTCGGGAGATAATTTTGAACCTTATGCAGCTGTAATGTATAAAAGAGATGATATTTTAACCCCGACAACTTGGATGAGTACAGTAAGGAACTTCCATCATGTTATTACAAACAGTGATGCTGATTCACTAATCACACTTGAAGAAAGAAATAATTCGTTAAATACTGCGGATTATTATGACTCTGAATACAGAATATATGTTGAAGCATTTGATCAGTCCGGCAATTCAACAATCGATAGTATGGATGTGTATTTTAAAAATGGAATTTCTTCTGTAGATGATAAGAGTATTCCAAATGAATTTATTCTTTACCAAAATTTTCCAAATCCATTTAACCCATCAACAAAGATAAAATTCTCAATCCCGAATTCTACAAACCCAAAAAGTAACAGAGGTGATGAGTTAGTAACTTTGAAAGTATATGATATACTTGGAAATGAAGTAGCAACACTTCTAAATGAAGTAAAGACAGCAGGCAGTTATGAAGTAGAATTTAATGCAATTGGTGGATTAA
- the rpoN gene encoding RNA polymerase factor sigma-54: MLSLSQRLAQTQKLSPQQIQYQKLLQLNTLALEQRIKTELEMNPVLEEEMEMNLEQNDKEKDSDTESEIEDEYSDKDNEEFALEDYMNDDDFDHERINRSPDEEIYQPLAPQRETLSEYLTEQLRMLNLSENLYILGEEIIGNLDEDGYLKRELSEILNELEMFEHINIEPQTAEDLLRRIQKFDPIGIASRNLKECLIVQLQESKSDPYNKYLAIKMLEDHYDEFTKRRFDLIRQRMNMTDESLKDTVELIQTMNPKPGEGNISSMEMNQVTPDFIVEKVDENWVITLNDKSMPSVTISKQYLEMFNSNKRLKRNNREKETYKFLREKFESAKWFIACIQQRRETLMKIMRAILERQYMFFEKGPKFLKPMIYKDIAEEIQMDISTISRVVNGKYVQSPMGIHELKYFFSEGLSTDFGEEVSNKHIRERLKEIIEHENKKAPFSDDKLADLLNAEGIHIARRTVAKYREQLKLPVARLRKQMI; the protein is encoded by the coding sequence ATGCTTTCACTCAGTCAACGACTAGCTCAAACACAAAAACTTTCGCCACAACAAATTCAGTATCAGAAACTGCTACAGCTTAATACCCTGGCTTTAGAACAGCGCATAAAAACTGAACTTGAAATGAATCCTGTGCTTGAAGAGGAAATGGAAATGAATCTTGAGCAGAATGATAAGGAAAAAGATTCTGATACAGAATCTGAAATAGAAGACGAGTACTCTGATAAAGATAATGAAGAATTTGCTTTGGAAGATTATATGAATGATGATGATTTTGATCATGAAAGAATCAACCGAAGCCCTGATGAAGAAATTTATCAACCGCTTGCGCCACAAAGAGAAACATTAAGTGAGTACTTAACAGAACAACTTAGAATGCTTAATCTTAGCGAAAATCTTTATATCCTTGGTGAAGAAATAATCGGTAACCTGGATGAAGACGGATATTTGAAAAGAGAACTATCAGAGATTCTTAATGAACTTGAAATGTTTGAACACATTAATATTGAACCTCAGACTGCTGAAGATTTGCTTAGACGAATCCAAAAATTTGATCCGATTGGTATTGCCAGCAGAAATTTGAAGGAATGTCTAATTGTTCAACTTCAGGAGAGTAAATCTGATCCCTACAACAAATATCTTGCAATTAAAATGCTTGAAGATCATTATGATGAATTTACAAAAAGAAGATTTGATCTTATCAGGCAAAGAATGAATATGACTGATGAAAGTTTGAAAGATACTGTCGAACTGATCCAGACAATGAATCCAAAACCAGGCGAAGGTAATATTTCATCAATGGAAATGAATCAGGTTACACCTGATTTTATAGTTGAAAAAGTAGATGAAAACTGGGTGATTACTCTTAATGATAAAAGTATGCCTTCAGTAACGATCAGCAAACAATATTTGGAAATGTTTAATTCCAATAAAAGATTAAAAAGAAACAACCGGGAAAAAGAGACTTATAAATTTTTAAGGGAAAAATTTGAATCTGCAAAATGGTTTATTGCCTGCATCCAGCAGCGACGCGAAACATTGATGAAAATTATGCGTGCAATCCTCGAAAGACAGTACATGTTTTTTGAAAAAGGTCCAAAGTTCCTTAAACCTATGATATACAAGGATATTGCTGAAGAAATTCAAATGGATATTTCTACAATAAGCAGGGTTGTAAATGGTAAATATGTTCAAAGCCCGATGGGAATACACGAATTGAAATATTTCTTCAGCGAAGGATTATCAACAGATTTTGGCGAAGAAGTATCCAACAAACACATTCGTGAAAGATTAAAAGAGATAATAGAACACGAAAATAAAAAAGCACCTTTTAGTGATGATAAACTTGCAGACTTATTGAATGCTGAGGGTATCCACATTGCAAGAAGAACTGTTGCAAAGTACCGCGAGCAATTAAAGCTGCCCGTTGCACGCTTGCGTAAACAGATGATTTAA
- a CDS encoding DUF3109 family protein has product MTIDKIFAINDVLVRDEIVEIPFSCDLKKCKGACCTLDSEFGAPIRKDEVEEIEKVLPVVKNYLAQKNIDEIETRGFYEINDGEILINSINNKDCVFSYWENGIARCAIERAYFDGKINYRKPISCHLFPIRVSDFGGDVLRYEKFSECAPALEKGKEENVTIVEFCKDSLIRLYGEQWYNKLMNYTGK; this is encoded by the coding sequence ATGACAATAGATAAAATATTTGCAATAAATGATGTTTTGGTAAGGGATGAAATAGTAGAAATTCCCTTTTCCTGTGATTTAAAGAAATGTAAAGGTGCCTGCTGCACTTTGGATAGTGAATTTGGTGCGCCAATCAGAAAAGACGAAGTTGAAGAAATTGAGAAAGTTCTTCCAGTAGTTAAAAATTACCTGGCACAAAAGAATATTGACGAAATTGAAACAAGAGGATTTTACGAAATTAATGACGGTGAGATTTTAATAAACAGTATTAATAATAAAGACTGTGTGTTCTCTTACTGGGAAAATGGTATTGCCAGATGTGCTATAGAACGCGCTTATTTTGACGGTAAAATAAATTACAGAAAACCAATTTCCTGTCATCTGTTTCCAATTCGGGTATCAGATTTTGGAGGAGATGTATTACGTTATGAAAAGTTCAGCGAGTGTGCACCGGCACTTGAAAAAGGAAAAGAAGAAAATGTTACTATTGTAGAATTCTGCAAAGATTCTTTAATAAGATTATACGGAGAGCAATGGTACAATAAACTTATGAATTATACAGGTAAATAA